The following coding sequences lie in one Yersinia massiliensis genomic window:
- a CDS encoding response regulator transcription factor: MKVIVISECGLTNLSLNIIVQGIKSIVGLGRRIKVDSYYAVENQDIYNQLNNRDVIILDVENIPPVFVLKTISQIRDSSPLAYIMVLFRKNEKTDDIICLSEISDGILCKTASIERIENLIINLLTSRKVPKIFDKSGLIQKIKRQLTRRENEVLEYLLLGLTNGDISKVLGMKYKTASAHRRNIYSKLGVKEINQTLQSLLILK; encoded by the coding sequence ATGAAAGTGATTGTGATTAGTGAGTGTGGATTAACAAACTTGTCGTTAAATATTATTGTTCAGGGAATAAAAAGTATTGTAGGTCTGGGCAGACGTATTAAGGTTGATTCATATTACGCTGTCGAAAATCAAGATATCTATAATCAGTTAAATAATCGAGATGTTATTATTCTGGATGTTGAAAACATTCCTCCTGTTTTTGTCTTAAAAACCATTAGTCAGATAAGAGATTCGAGCCCACTAGCTTACATTATGGTTCTTTTTCGTAAAAATGAAAAAACTGATGATATTATTTGCTTGTCTGAAATATCTGATGGGATTTTATGCAAAACCGCATCTATTGAACGAATTGAGAATTTAATTATTAATTTATTAACTTCACGTAAAGTGCCAAAGATATTTGATAAGTCAGGTTTGATACAAAAAATTAAAAGACAATTAACGCGCAGAGAAAATGAAGTGTTGGAATACCTCTTGTTAGGATTAACGAATGGAGATATCTCAAAAGTGCTGGGGATGAAGTATAAAACGGCCAGCGCGCATCGGCGCAACATATACAGTAAGTTAGGCGTCAAAGAAATTAATCAGACACTACAAAGTCTTTTGATACTGAAGTGA
- a CDS encoding ATP-dependent helicase, which translates to MLNLSSSQAQIVHAPFNKAIQVLASAGSGKTRVLTERVRYILQNTKKDGVIALTFTNKAAEEMSVRLEDCIEAEDRAWIATIHSVAQRILEKYGHTVGLPAELHIYDRDKDRMEVFLQSLREDGVNIDEYLNISDSKELKSREKNLQNYMDIFSRIKRELFTESDVTEKYPNSNIWKVFQDYQSSLVNSGGIDYDDILVYAHKILLTHNWIAQIYRSQYKHVCIDEAQDLNKAQYEFIKALCGDVIHSVFMVGDPNQMIYGFNGSSKEYLCTYFLEDFTPFQFELRENYRSAKAIIRAANKLKPNSQAELDYALEGGVKIVSADTEEAEAEWITSTVKLLLELKTHPEIEGDISLDKMVVIARNRFVFNKLEACLKQNNIHFSMRKGERQLEPTTIFGRILDYSIRIKLNPKDWVDGKKLCSLLGVIAPTSWSNGVLNILANQTKNLDRENAELYSELMNSINSLDVDEPNIRKFVRLFEEKLTSLISQGTAPSEGKSEEIKLSLDELNEFSRAWTLFKRKGLGNSLVAFRNALALGQLTENSLENGLLLSTVHTMKGLEKDIVFLMGMCEGVFPDYRANSLKEIDEERNNAFVAVTRAKRWLYVTYPKQRMMPWKDLKFQQKSRFVREIE; encoded by the coding sequence ATGTTGAACTTATCATCAAGTCAAGCTCAAATAGTGCACGCACCATTTAATAAAGCGATTCAAGTGCTTGCTTCAGCCGGTTCTGGTAAAACACGAGTTTTAACTGAACGAGTTCGCTATATATTGCAGAATACAAAAAAAGATGGAGTGATAGCGCTTACTTTCACAAACAAAGCTGCGGAAGAAATGTCTGTTCGCCTAGAGGACTGTATTGAAGCGGAAGATAGGGCTTGGATAGCAACAATTCATTCTGTGGCTCAGCGTATTCTTGAGAAGTATGGGCATACAGTAGGATTACCTGCAGAGCTTCATATTTATGATCGAGATAAAGATCGAATGGAAGTTTTCCTCCAATCCTTACGTGAAGATGGCGTAAATATTGATGAATATCTGAATATTTCTGATTCTAAGGAGCTAAAAAGTCGAGAAAAAAATCTTCAAAATTATATGGATATATTTTCAAGGATCAAGCGTGAGCTATTTACAGAATCAGATGTAACAGAAAAATATCCAAACAGTAATATTTGGAAGGTCTTTCAAGACTATCAATCATCTTTAGTCAATAGTGGTGGGATAGATTATGATGACATATTAGTTTATGCTCACAAAATTTTATTAACACATAACTGGATCGCTCAAATTTATCGTTCTCAGTACAAACATGTTTGTATCGATGAAGCTCAAGACTTAAATAAAGCCCAGTATGAGTTTATTAAGGCATTGTGCGGAGATGTCATCCACAGTGTATTCATGGTGGGAGATCCGAATCAGATGATTTATGGGTTCAATGGTTCTTCAAAAGAGTATCTTTGCACCTATTTCTTGGAGGATTTTACTCCATTTCAGTTTGAATTAAGAGAAAACTATCGTAGCGCAAAGGCTATTATTAGGGCTGCGAATAAATTAAAGCCGAACTCTCAAGCGGAACTTGATTATGCCTTAGAAGGCGGTGTTAAGATAGTTTCTGCTGATACGGAAGAAGCTGAGGCTGAATGGATTACATCTACAGTTAAGCTGCTCTTAGAGTTAAAAACACATCCTGAAATAGAGGGTGACATATCTTTAGATAAAATGGTGGTTATAGCAAGGAATAGATTCGTTTTTAATAAACTAGAAGCTTGTTTAAAACAAAATAATATCCATTTTTCCATGAGAAAAGGAGAGCGTCAACTAGAGCCTACGACAATTTTTGGAAGAATTCTCGATTACTCTATTCGCATAAAGCTAAATCCAAAAGATTGGGTTGATGGTAAAAAGTTGTGCTCGCTATTGGGAGTTATAGCGCCTACGTCATGGTCAAATGGTGTTTTAAATATTTTAGCCAATCAAACTAAAAATCTGGATAGAGAAAACGCTGAATTGTATTCTGAGTTGATGAATTCAATAAATAGCCTAGACGTTGATGAACCTAATATAAGAAAGTTCGTTCGTTTGTTTGAAGAAAAGTTAACTAGTTTAATTAGTCAAGGTACAGCTCCATCTGAAGGGAAGTCTGAAGAGATAAAATTAAGTTTAGATGAATTGAATGAGTTTAGCAGAGCTTGGACCTTATTCAAACGCAAAGGGTTGGGAAATTCTTTAGTCGCTTTTAGAAATGCTTTAGCCCTTGGTCAGTTAACAGAAAACTCATTAGAAAATGGGTTGTTATTGAGTACCGTTCATACTATGAAGGGACTTGAAAAAGACATCGTTTTTTTGATGGGAATGTGTGAGGGTGTTTTCCCTGATTACCGAGCTAACTCATTAAAAGAAATTGATGAAGAACGTAATAATGCCTTTGTGGCAGTAACTCGCGCAAAGCGTTGGCTTTATGTTACGTACCCTAAACAAAGAATGATGCCTTGGAAGGATCTTAAGTTCCAACAGAAATCTCGCTTTGTCAGAGAAATAGAGTAA
- a CDS encoding Tn3-like element Tn3 family transposase, which produces MPVDFLTTEQTESYGRFTGEPDELQLARYFHLDEADKEFIGKSRGDHNRLGIALQIGCVRFLGTFLTDMNHIPSGVRHFTARQLGIRDITVLAEYGQRENTRREHAALIRQHYQYREFAWPWTFRLTRLLYTRSWISNERPGLLFDLATGWLMQHRIILPGATTLTRLISEVREKATLRLWNKLALIPSAEQRSQLEMLLGPTDCSRLSLLESLKKGPVTISGPAFNEAIERWKTLNDFGLHADNLSTLPAVRLKNLARYAGMTSVFNIARMSPQKRIAVLVAFVLAWETLALDDALDVLDAMLAVIIRDARKIGQKKRLRSLKDLDKSALALASACSYLLKEETPDESIRAEVFSYIPRQKLAEIITLVREIARPSDDNFHEEMVEQYGRVRRFLPHLLNTVKFSSAPAGVTTLNACDYLSREFSSRRQFFDDAPTEIISRSWKRLVINKDKHITRRGYTLCFLSKLQDSLRRRDVYVTGSNRWGDPRARLLQGADWQANRIKVYRSLGHPTDPQEAIKSLGHQLDSRYRQVAARLGENEAVELDVSGPKPRLTISPLASLDEPDSLKRLSKMISDLLPPVDLTELLLEINAHTGFADEFFHASEASARVDDLPVSISAVLMAEACNIGLEPLIRSNVPALTRHRLNWTKANYLRAETITSANARLVDFQATLPLAQIWGGGEVASADGMRFVTPVRTINAGPNRKYFGNNRGITWYNFVSDQYSGFHGIVIPGTLRDSIFVLEGLLEQETGLNPTEIMTDTAGASELVFGLFWLLGYQFSPRLADAGASVFWRMDHDADYGVLNDIARGQSDPRKIVLQWDEMIRTAGSLKLGKVQASVLVRSLLKSERPSGLTQAIIEVGRINKTLYLLNYIDDEDYRRRILTQLNRGESRHAVARAICHGQKGEIRKRYTDGQEDQLGALGLVTNAVVLWNTIYMQAALDHLRAQGETLNDDDIARLSPLCHGHINMLGHYSFTLAELVTKGHLRPLKEASEAENVA; this is translated from the coding sequence ATGCCCGTTGACTTTCTGACCACTGAGCAGACTGAAAGCTATGGCAGATTCACCGGTGAACCGGATGAGCTTCAGCTGGCACGATATTTTCACCTTGATGAAGCAGACAAGGAATTTATCGGAAAAAGCAGAGGTGATCACAACCGTCTGGGCATTGCCCTGCAAATTGGATGTGTCCGTTTTCTGGGCACCTTCCTCACCGATATGAATCATATTCCTTCCGGCGTCCGGCATTTTACCGCCAGACAGCTCGGGATTCGTGATATCACCGTTCTTGCAGAATACGGTCAGAGGGAAAATACCCGCCGTGAGCATGCAGCGCTGATACGTCAGCACTATCAGTATCGTGAATTTGCCTGGCCCTGGACATTTCGCCTTACCCGTCTTTTATATACCCGGAGCTGGATAAGCAACGAACGTCCTGGCCTGCTTTTCGATCTGGCGACAGGGTGGCTTATGCAACATCGTATTATTCTCCCCGGAGCCACTACGCTGACCCGGTTGATTTCAGAGGTAAGGGAAAAGGCGACGTTGCGCCTGTGGAACAAACTGGCACTGATACCGTCAGCCGAACAGCGTTCACAGCTGGAGATGCTGCTGGGGCCAACTGATTGCAGCCGCCTGTCTTTACTGGAATCACTGAAAAAAGGCCCTGTGACCATCAGTGGTCCGGCGTTTAATGAAGCAATTGAACGCTGGAAAACTCTGAACGATTTTGGCCTGCATGCTGACAACCTGAGTACACTCCCGGCTGTGCGCCTGAAAAATCTCGCACGTTATGCTGGTATGACTTCGGTGTTCAATATTGCCAGGATGTCACCGCAGAAAAGGATAGCGGTTCTGGTTGCCTTTGTCCTTGCATGGGAAACGCTGGCGCTGGATGATGCACTGGACGTTCTGGACGCCATGCTGGCCGTTATCATCCGTGACGCCAGAAAGATTGGGCAGAAAAAACGGCTCCGCTCGCTGAAGGATCTGGATAAATCTGCATTGGCGCTCGCCAGCGCATGTTCGTACCTGCTGAAAGAAGAAACACCGGACGAATCGATTCGTGCTGAGGTGTTCAGCTACATCCCCAGACAAAAGCTGGCTGAAATCATCACGCTTGTCCGTGAAATTGCCCGGCCCTCAGACGATAATTTTCATGAAGAAATGGTGGAGCAGTACGGGCGCGTTCGTCGTTTCCTGCCCCATCTGCTGAATACCGTTAAATTTTCATCCGCACCTGCCGGGGTTACCACTCTGAATGCCTGTGACTACCTCAGCCGAGAGTTCAGCTCACGGCGGCAGTTTTTTGACGACGCACCAACGGAAATTATCAGTCGGTCATGGAAACGGCTGGTGATTAACAAGGACAAACATATCACCCGCAGGGGATACACGCTCTGCTTTCTCAGTAAACTGCAGGATAGTCTGAGGCGGAGGGATGTCTACGTTACCGGCAGTAACCGGTGGGGAGATCCTCGTGCAAGATTACTACAGGGTGCTGACTGGCAGGCAAACCGGATTAAGGTTTATCGTTCTTTGGGGCACCCGACAGACCCGCAGGAAGCAATAAAATCTCTGGGTCATCAGCTTGATAGTCGTTACAGACAGGTTGCTGCACGTCTTGGCGAAAATGAGGCTGTCGAACTCGATGTTTCTGGCCCGAAGCCCCGGTTGACAATTTCTCCCCTCGCCAGTCTTGATGAGCCGGACAGTCTGAAACGACTGAGCAAAATGATCAGTGATCTGCTCCCTCCGGTAGATTTAACGGAGTTGCTACTCGAAATTAACGCCCATACCGGATTTGCTGATGAGTTTTTCCATGCTAGTGAAGCCAGTGCCAGAGTTGATGATCTGCCCGTCAGCATCAGCGCCGTGCTGATGGCTGAAGCCTGCAATATCGGTCTGGAACCACTGATCAGATCAAATGTTCCTGCACTGACCCGACACCGGCTGAACTGGACAAAAGCGAACTATCTGCGGGCTGAAACTATCACCAGCGCTAATGCCAGACTGGTTGATTTTCAGGCAACGCTGCCACTGGCACAGATATGGGGTGGAGGAGAAGTGGCATCTGCAGATGGAATGCGCTTTGTTACGCCAGTCAGAACAATCAATGCCGGACCGAACCGCAAATACTTTGGTAATAACAGAGGGATCACCTGGTACAACTTTGTGTCCGATCAGTATTCCGGCTTTCATGGCATCGTTATACCGGGGACGCTGAGGGACTCTATCTTTGTGCTGGAAGGCCTTCTGGAACAGGAGACCGGGCTGAATCCAACCGAAATTATGACCGATACAGCAGGTGCCAGCGAACTTGTCTTTGGCCTTTTCTGGCTGCTGGGATACCAGTTTTCTCCACGCCTGGCTGATGCCGGTGCTTCGGTTTTCTGGCGAATGGACCATGATGCCGACTATGGTGTGCTGAATGATATTGCTAGAGGGCAATCAGATCCCCGAAAAATAGTCCTTCAGTGGGACGAAATGATCCGGACCGCTGGCTCCCTGAAGCTGGGCAAAGTACAGGCTTCAGTGCTGGTCCGTTCATTGCTGAAAAGTGAACGTCCTTCCGGACTGACTCAGGCAATCATTGAAGTGGGGCGCATCAACAAAACGCTGTATCTGCTTAATTATATTGATGATGAAGATTACCGCCGGCGCATTCTGACCCAGCTTAATCGGGGAGAAAGCCGCCATGCCGTTGCCAGAGCCATCTGTCACGGTCAAAAAGGTGAGATAAGAAAACGATATACCGACGGTCAGGAAGATCAGTTGGGAGCACTGGGGCTGGTCACTAACGCCGTCGTGTTATGGAACACTATTTATATGCAGGCAGCCCTGGATCATCTCCGGGCGCAGGGTGAAACACTGAATGATGATGATATCGCACGCCTCTCCCCGCTTTGCCACGGACATATCAATATGCTCGGCCATTATTCCTTCACGCTGGCAGAACTGGTGACCAAAGGACATCTGAGACCATTAAAAGAGGCGTCAGAGGCAGAAAACGTTGCTTAA
- a CDS encoding Hcp family type VI secretion system effector, translating to MSIPAYLWLVDENGSPIVGGSLVSGRVGAIELKSVNHNVSIPTDGNTGRLTGTRVHAPFSMQKEFDKTTPILYRALCKGQVLKSATIKMYSILDSGVEKEYFNIILDNVKVTAITPSLHPGGQTGTHLETLQLRYESITWKCCDGNIIYKDSWNGMAIA from the coding sequence ATGTCTATTCCAGCATATCTTTGGTTAGTTGATGAAAATGGTTCGCCCATTGTTGGTGGTTCTTTGGTTTCAGGTAGAGTAGGGGCTATTGAATTAAAGTCAGTTAATCATAATGTTTCAATCCCAACGGACGGGAACACAGGCCGACTGACAGGTACAAGAGTTCATGCACCGTTTTCTATGCAAAAAGAATTCGATAAAACTACACCTATTCTGTATAGAGCGTTGTGTAAAGGTCAGGTGCTAAAATCTGCAACAATAAAAATGTATAGTATTTTGGATTCAGGAGTGGAAAAGGAATATTTTAATATAATTTTAGATAACGTTAAAGTGACGGCAATTACACCTAGCTTACATCCTGGAGGTCAAACAGGAACGCACCTCGAAACCCTTCAGTTACGCTACGAATCCATCACATGGAAATGTTGTGACGGCAATATTATCTATAAAGATAGTTGGAACGGTATGGCTATAGCGTAG
- a CDS encoding IS91 family transposase, translated as MHIPRPAKLLFQIDDGWGQLLAKHGSLIPEWTKLVVERMLACGTGAMGVRRYCCASAHCSHTKYFCQSCKSKGCSACGMKATEQWIAEQQHILPDCEWQHITFTMPDKLWPAFASNWPLLNKLFACAANTLLKWAKKLDIEIGLFVALHTYGRQLNQHPHIHLSVTRGGLCLKYGVWRPVYFKKKIVERYWRQAVITLLRESYASLNLSAAGYPLIRDYREWCQFLEVQFQRRWKIHFAKKTKHARQNVNYLGRYLKRPPIAASKLRHYTGGAVVHHYYDHRTQQHRTQRLSQEEMLWRYISHIPSRHFKMVRYYGFLANRKRGELLPKVYTALGIEMKKKPQKPGFASLMKQFTNVDPYQCVLCGNWMVFNSAEAGIRAEELLARRRQAFKTERWLRQAA; from the coding sequence ATGCACATACCTCGACCGGCAAAACTCCTCTTCCAGATTGATGATGGCTGGGGCCAGTTACTCGCTAAACACGGCAGCCTCATCCCCGAATGGACCAAACTGGTCGTCGAGCGGATGCTCGCCTGCGGGACCGGTGCCATGGGCGTTCGCCGCTATTGTTGCGCTTCTGCCCACTGTTCTCACACCAAATACTTCTGCCAAAGTTGTAAAAGCAAAGGCTGCAGCGCCTGTGGCATGAAAGCCACCGAGCAATGGATTGCTGAGCAACAGCACATCCTGCCCGACTGCGAATGGCAACACATCACCTTCACCATGCCCGATAAACTCTGGCCCGCCTTTGCCAGCAACTGGCCCCTACTCAACAAACTCTTCGCCTGCGCTGCCAATACCTTGCTGAAATGGGCTAAAAAACTCGATATCGAAATAGGCTTGTTTGTAGCCCTGCATACCTATGGCCGCCAGCTCAATCAGCATCCGCACATTCATCTGTCCGTCACGCGTGGAGGTTTGTGCCTCAAATACGGCGTCTGGCGGCCGGTTTACTTCAAAAAGAAAATCGTTGAGCGCTATTGGCGTCAGGCCGTCATCACCCTGTTGCGAGAAAGCTATGCCTCGCTCAATTTATCGGCTGCAGGCTATCCACTTATCCGGGACTACCGGGAATGGTGCCAGTTTCTTGAGGTGCAGTTTCAGCGTCGCTGGAAAATCCACTTTGCTAAAAAGACGAAACATGCCCGGCAAAACGTCAACTACCTCGGCCGCTATCTGAAACGGCCACCGATTGCCGCCTCAAAACTGCGTCATTACACCGGCGGAGCCGTTGTTCATCATTACTATGACCATCGGACTCAGCAACACCGCACGCAACGACTCAGCCAGGAAGAGATGCTGTGGCGCTATATCAGCCATATCCCGTCACGTCATTTTAAGATGGTGAGGTATTACGGTTTTCTGGCCAACCGCAAACGGGGTGAGTTATTGCCTAAGGTCTACACCGCCCTGGGGATTGAAATGAAGAAAAAACCGCAGAAACCGGGCTTTGCGTCGCTGATGAAACAATTTACGAATGTGGATCCTTACCAGTGCGTGTTGTGTGGTAATTGGATGGTTTTTAACAGTGCGGAAGCCGGTATCCGTGCAGAAGAGTTATTGGCGCGACGTCGGCAGGCGTTCAAAACAGAGCGATGGTTGCGGCAGGCGGCATAG
- a CDS encoding ATP-dependent nuclease — MNIQIDVVRICGFRGVSNVEVILPRVTVLFGQNNAGKTSIIKALQLSLGDYSRYLSDEDFHIGDDEKRQDNITIDLRFIALDRGIRTAEFSESWQQEFGDSIQAEADGKQFVAIRTTAKPDRVKGGYNVERFYLDVWPNAENWQDSRINSKNKMGRRLESIPFISIDAQRDIHNELKEKSSFVGRVLSSIEYGDDDVAELEKMVAEINKEAINKSEPLKRLKIHLDTLNQSFEGSGQTELTPFPKKIRDLSKRFSVHFGESDKSSFSMEYHGMGTRSWASILAVKAFTELMATNHEKEAEPFFPILAAEEPEAHLHPNAQRTLFQQLQDSPGQVIISTHSPYLVGMSELENLRGLIRTSNAINATQLISGLDPEDINILQREIMRFRGELLFSKALILFEGVTEEQIIPSMFSAFFRKSAFSLGVNCISVSGKNYPPFIKMALSFGIPVCIVSDNDGNTKTEIESQLRKIERNTSLILSEKNLHVSYLSPKNDIEAELIHVVGMRQEIIEALINTETRGGSNAAYNEAKTREIEALSDDELLKRMRSSKASYAGFLADVILRNPNNKTVEQLIPQAVIDTFTQLKGWG, encoded by the coding sequence ATGAATATCCAAATTGATGTTGTTCGAATTTGTGGATTCAGAGGTGTCTCCAATGTGGAGGTTATTTTGCCTCGGGTAACTGTATTGTTTGGCCAAAATAACGCAGGGAAAACATCGATAATAAAAGCCCTGCAACTTTCATTAGGGGATTATTCTCGGTATTTATCTGATGAGGATTTTCATATTGGCGATGATGAAAAGAGACAAGATAACATTACAATTGACTTGCGTTTTATTGCATTAGATCGCGGCATTAGAACCGCTGAGTTTTCAGAATCATGGCAACAAGAATTTGGTGATTCGATACAAGCAGAGGCTGATGGGAAACAATTTGTAGCAATACGAACAACTGCAAAGCCTGATAGAGTTAAAGGTGGATATAACGTCGAACGATTTTATTTAGATGTTTGGCCGAATGCCGAAAATTGGCAAGATTCTCGCATTAACAGTAAAAATAAGATGGGAAGGAGACTCGAGTCCATACCTTTTATTTCTATAGATGCACAGCGAGATATCCATAATGAGTTGAAAGAAAAATCTTCGTTTGTTGGTAGAGTTCTATCAAGTATTGAATACGGTGATGATGATGTAGCAGAATTGGAAAAAATGGTTGCCGAAATCAACAAGGAAGCGATTAATAAAAGCGAACCTCTTAAACGTTTAAAAATTCATCTTGATACTCTAAATCAATCATTTGAAGGGTCTGGACAAACTGAACTGACACCATTTCCAAAAAAAATAAGAGATCTTTCAAAACGATTCAGCGTGCATTTTGGAGAGTCTGATAAAAGCTCATTCTCTATGGAATACCATGGTATGGGAACACGCAGTTGGGCGTCTATATTAGCAGTGAAAGCATTTACAGAGTTGATGGCGACAAACCATGAGAAAGAAGCTGAACCATTCTTTCCAATATTAGCGGCGGAAGAACCTGAGGCACATTTACATCCGAATGCGCAAAGAACACTTTTCCAACAATTACAAGATAGTCCTGGCCAAGTTATCATTAGTACACACTCCCCATATTTAGTGGGGATGTCAGAACTTGAAAACTTACGTGGGTTGATTAGAACATCAAATGCTATCAATGCTACGCAATTAATTAGTGGATTAGATCCAGAAGATATAAATATTCTTCAGCGAGAAATTATGCGATTCAGAGGCGAGCTATTGTTCTCAAAAGCGCTAATATTATTCGAAGGTGTTACTGAAGAACAAATAATACCTTCAATGTTTTCAGCCTTTTTTAGAAAATCTGCATTTTCTCTTGGAGTAAATTGTATAAGTGTTTCTGGGAAAAACTACCCGCCATTTATAAAAATGGCATTGAGTTTTGGCATTCCTGTGTGCATTGTCAGTGATAACGATGGAAATACTAAAACGGAAATTGAATCTCAATTAAGGAAGATTGAAAGAAACACATCATTAATTCTGTCTGAAAAAAATTTACATGTTTCCTATTTGTCACCTAAAAATGATATTGAGGCTGAGTTAATTCATGTTGTGGGGATGCGTCAAGAAATTATCGAGGCTCTGATTAATACGGAGACAAGGGGGGGAAGTAATGCTGCCTATAATGAAGCTAAAACTAGAGAAATCGAGGCGCTTAGTGATGATGAGCTTCTAAAGAGAATGCGTTCCTCCAAGGCATCTTACGCTGGTTTTCTAGCTGATGTCATATTAAGAAATCCAAACAATAAAACAGTGGAACAATTAATACCTCAGGCTGTTATTGATACTTTTACTCAGCTAAAAGGGTGGGGATAA
- a CDS encoding recombinase family protein codes for MRTFGYARVSTSQQSLDSQVKALKAEGVKTNRIFTDKVTGTKMDREGLQMLRLKIEEGDVILIKKLDRLGRDTSDMIQLIKEFDEMGVAIRFLDDGISTEGTMGKMIVTILSAVAQAERQRILERTNEGRLEAKSRGVKFGRKPSVDKQKVLALREQGIGATDISRILNIARSSVYKVLQMSQKRYLE; via the coding sequence ATGAGAACCTTTGGTTATGCTCGCGTCTCCACCAGTCAGCAATCTCTTGATTCGCAAGTAAAAGCGCTTAAAGCTGAGGGAGTAAAAACAAATCGTATTTTTACGGATAAAGTGACTGGCACTAAGATGGATCGCGAAGGGCTCCAGATGCTTCGGCTAAAAATTGAGGAAGGCGACGTCATCCTAATAAAAAAGCTAGACCGCCTTGGCCGAGATACGTCAGATATGATTCAACTTATCAAAGAGTTTGATGAAATGGGTGTCGCTATACGCTTTCTGGATGATGGGATCAGCACAGAAGGGACAATGGGTAAGATGATAGTCACTATCCTGTCCGCTGTAGCTCAAGCAGAACGACAACGGATACTGGAACGTACTAACGAAGGACGCTTAGAAGCTAAGAGTAGAGGCGTTAAATTTGGGAGAAAACCTAGTGTGGATAAACAAAAGGTCTTAGCTCTTAGGGAACAAGGGATTGGGGCTACAGATATATCGAGAATATTAAACATTGCCCGCTCCTCGGTTTACAAAGTGCTCCAAATGAGCCAAAAAAGGTATCTTGAATAA
- a CDS encoding replication initiation protein, whose product MNENKGIIKTNRPAIAQSNELTEAAYYLSLQAKRVLWLCLMETYRQEEHQGTFTVRVADYQRLFKVSQATASTDVRKGIDALSNSSVTFFPSDGEYEERKRPWLAEAGLKRGRGSWSIEFNHKVMPYLLDLSSQFTTYNLYDCGRINSVRAIRLYESLCQFRKSGIWITTPNWLAERYQLPQSQRDNFAEMKRTFIKPALEKISKETPLSASMSETEDGKLIFTIITKNPEPSFSGT is encoded by the coding sequence ATGAATGAAAATAAAGGGATTATTAAAACAAACCGTCCCGCCATTGCACAATCAAATGAGCTTACCGAAGCGGCCTACTATCTCTCACTACAAGCGAAACGAGTGCTCTGGTTATGCCTTATGGAAACCTATCGCCAAGAAGAACATCAGGGAACGTTTACCGTCCGTGTGGCAGATTATCAGCGCCTGTTTAAAGTAAGCCAGGCAACCGCCAGTACCGACGTTAGAAAAGGAATTGATGCTTTATCTAATAGCTCTGTGACATTTTTCCCGTCAGACGGTGAATATGAAGAACGTAAACGCCCGTGGTTAGCTGAGGCTGGTCTTAAACGTGGCCGGGGTTCGTGGTCAATTGAATTCAATCATAAGGTAATGCCTTATCTCCTTGATCTAAGCAGCCAATTTACGACTTACAATTTGTATGACTGTGGCCGTATTAACAGTGTCCGGGCAATCCGTCTGTATGAAAGTCTGTGTCAGTTTAGGAAGTCAGGTATATGGATCACTACACCGAACTGGCTTGCCGAACGCTATCAATTACCACAATCCCAACGCGATAATTTTGCTGAAATGAAGCGAACGTTCATCAAACCCGCACTAGAAAAAATCAGTAAAGAAACACCACTGTCGGCATCGATGTCAGAGACCGAAGACGGAAAATTAATTTTTACCATCATAACCAAAAATCCGGAGCCTTCTTTTTCTGGCACATAA